A single region of the Glycine max cultivar Williams 82 chromosome 20, Glycine_max_v4.0, whole genome shotgun sequence genome encodes:
- the LOC100801896 gene encoding WD repeat-containing protein 91, producing the protein MIWTYDTSTPVSRNATIYCSTEILSLDWECKSDRLLLIGTSDGCIKAWNVDAKRVVCDLNTTEAFPSVLDIKCSPVEPIFVSAAASGGAGSNYIDNLGFASLTVWNMKTWKAMTVLPLGEDPPAITSLCFNHNGKILAASAVDGTIHMFGILNFVHLIVSLV; encoded by the exons AT GATATGGACATATGATACATCAACTCCAGTGTCTAGAAATGCAACCATATATTGCAGCACTGAAATTTTGTCACTTGACTGGGAATGTAAATCAGACCGCTTG CTTCTTATAGGTACATCCGATGGGTGCATTAAGGCATGGAATGTGGATGCAAAGAGAGTTGTCTGTGACCTCAACACAACCGAAGCATTTCCAAG TGTATTGGACATAAAGTGCAGTCCTGTGGAACCTATTTTTGTGTCTGCAGCAGCATCTGGAGG GGCTGGTTCTAACTATATTGACAACCTGGGTTTTGCTTCACTTACTGTGTGGAACATGAAGACATGGAAAGCCATG ACAGTCCTTCCTCTTGGAGAAGATCCACCAGCAATTACTTCTCTATGCTTTAATCACAATGGAAAGATTTTGGCAGCTTCTGCCGTTGATGGAACGATTCACATGTTTGGTATCcttaattttgttcatttgattGTTTCCTTGGTTTGA